The following proteins are encoded in a genomic region of Anticarsia gemmatalis isolate Benzon Research Colony breed Stoneville strain chromosome 17, ilAntGemm2 primary, whole genome shotgun sequence:
- the LOC142979756 gene encoding uncharacterized protein LOC142979756, translated as MHARDASRPFRTMVGTVVLLTLLPVLVASAGEGNIRLLEDEVAVALKACTYPTDSTHTKEPVANERQRRRRSENDYDGSPKIDDSTKQGSRYSHERRNTSDSRDQLLVVNATDYDYDGYGSGNMGEKLLTSAPKSATTGNSNGTVTNMSRTKRSEPLFNKPDTDQCLSQCVFANLQVVDSRGIPREAELWNKVQSSVSSQQSRSALRDQIRACFQELQSEAEDNGCSYSNKLERCLMLRFSDRKEGNQGTTQKPSTSTE; from the exons ATGCATGCTCGTGATGCAAGCCGTCCTTTCCGAACGATGGTGGGTACCGTGGTGCTTCTCACACTGCTACCAGTTCTGGTAGCGAGTGCTGGGGAAGGTAACATCCGACTGCTTGAAGACGAAGTTGCAGTTGCGTTGAAAGCGTGTACGTACCCAACTGACAGTACCCATACTAAGGAACCCGTCGCTAATGAACGCCAGCGTCGGCGTCGTTCTGAAAACGATTATGATGGATCTCCTAAAATAGACGATAGTACGAAGCAAGGCAGCCGGTACAGCCACGAAAGACGTAACACTAGTGATAGCCGGGACCAGCTACTAGTGGTGAACGCCACAGACTATGATTACGATGGTTACGGAAGTGGGAACATGGGAGAGAAACTGCTCACTTCAGCTCCGAAGTCGGCTACCACTGGAAATAGCAATGGTACAGTCACTAACATGAGTAGAACAAAAAGAAGCGAGCCTTTATTCAACAAACCCGACACTGATCAG TGCCTGAGTCAATGCGTGTTCGCTAATTTGCAAGTG GTAGACTCTCGAGGGATCCCCCGCGAAGCGGAGCTGTGGAATAAGGTGCAGTCAAGTGTGTCATCACAACAATCTCGGTCTGCGCTCCGGGACCAAATACGAGCATGCTTTCAAGAATTACAGTCAG AGGCTGAAGACAATGGTTGCTCTTATTCTAACAAACTAGAACGTTGTTTGATGCTTCGTTTCTCCGATCGGAAAGAAGGCAACCAAGGGACTACACAAAAGCCTTCTACTTCTACGGAATAA